From Nicotiana tabacum cultivar K326 chromosome 20, ASM71507v2, whole genome shotgun sequence, one genomic window encodes:
- the LOC107815995 gene encoding abscisic acid receptor PYL2: MDGADQVPQGLTEEEFAELEPLIRNYHTFDHLPNTCTSLITQHIDAPAHVVWPFVRRFDNPEKYKHFIKSCKMTAGDGEVGSIREVTVVSGIPASTSTERLEILDDEKHILSFRVVGGEHRLNNYRSVTSVNEFKKDGKIYTIVLESYIVDIPEGNTGEDTKMFTDTVVKLNLQKLGVVAMAALHGHEL; this comes from the exons ATGGATGGTGCAGACCAAGTTCCTCAAGGGCTAACAGAAGAAGAATTTGCAGAATTGGAGCCATTGATTCGCAATTACCATACCTTTGACCATCTCCCCAACACTTGCACTTCTCTTATTACCCAACACATTGATGCACCCGCGCATGTCGTATGGCCCTTCGTCCGCCGCTTTGACAACCCTGAGAAGTACAAGCACTTCATCAAAAGCTGCAAGATGACTGCAG GTGACGGTGAGGTCGGCAGCATAAGGGAAGTGACAGTCGTATCAGGAATACCTGCATCCACGAGTACAGAACGCCTAGAGATTTTAGACGACGAGAAACATATCCTTAGCTTTCGAGTTGTAGGGGGTGAGCATAGGCTGAATAATTACAGATCAGTTACATCAGTGAATGAGTtcaagaaagatgggaaaatttACACCATTGTTTTAGAGTCATACATTGTTGATATTCCAGAAGGGAATACTGGAGAAGACACTAAAATGTTCACAGATACAGTTGTTAAGTTGAATCTGCAAAAACTTGGTGTGGTGGCAATGGCTGCTTTGCATGGCCACGAATTATAG